The window CCGCGGTAATAGAGCAAGCCTTTGTCGCCATCAATAAAGGTAATTTTGGATTCGCAACTGGCTGTGGAAACAAAGCCGGGGTCGAAAGTAAACAAGCCAGTGGCTTTGTTCAAAGCGCGGATATCCACCACATCGTTGCCCAACGTACCTTGCAGCACCGGCAATTCAACGGCTTCAACACCTTCGGCTTGTAATTTTACAGATTTTGACATCTCTTGCTCCTTAAATGAAATGTTTTACTTGAGGGTGGGTGGGTAGGACTGCTTTAAGCATTCCTGATTTTTGCCAATAAAGGCTTAAATTCTTCGCGGCATTCGGTTTGTTTTTGATTCACCAATGCCAAAAATTCTTGGTCGGGCAAATCCAAAATTTCCACAAACACAGCCAGTTCTGCATCGCTTAACTGTTCAAAACCCTGCTGCATAAAGCGTTGCAGCAGAATATCCAATTCCAGCAGACCGCGACGGGTTAAAAAACGGATGCGCCGTTTGGCGGTATCGTCAAATTGTGCCATATTCTTTACATGTAGTTACAGGTATCACAAATTTTGATGATACTGATTATATTTTTTATTGATAAACAGCCTGAAAAAGCCTGACTATCTATGGCTTTTTCAGGCAGGATTCCTTTATAAAAAAGGTATTACACCATACGCTTCAGCATAATCTCTTTGATTTTGCCGATGGCGCGGGTGGGGTTCAAATGCTTCGGACACACGTCCACACAGTTCATAATGGTGTGGCAGCGGAACAGACGGTAGGGGTCGTTCAAATTGTCCAAACGCTCGTTGGTAATGGTGTCGCGGCTGTCGGCGATAAAGCGGTAGGCGTTCAGCAAGCCGGAAGGACCGACAAATTTGTCGGGATTCCACCAGAAAGACGGGCAAGCGGTAGAACAGCAGGCGCACAAAATACATTCGTACAAGCCGTCCAATTCGGCGCGGTCTTCTTGAGATTGCAGGCGTTCCTTGTTTTTATCTACAGGCGTATCATTCACCACATAGGGCTTAATGGAATGATATTGCTTGAAAAACTGGGTCATGTCCACAATCAGGTCGCGAATCACGGGCAAACCAGGCAAAGGACGCAACACAATCGGTTGCGGCAGGCTGCGGATATCGGTCAGACACGCCAAGCCGTTTTTGCCGTTGATGTTCATACCGTCCGAACCGCAAATCCCTTCGCGGCAGGAACGGCGGAATGAAAAGCTGTCGTCTTTGGCTTTGATTTTAACCAAAGCGTCCAGCAGTTTCACATCGGTGG is drawn from Conchiformibius steedae and contains these coding sequences:
- a CDS encoding succinate dehydrogenase assembly factor 2, with protein sequence MAQFDDTAKRRIRFLTRRGLLELDILLQRFMQQGFEQLSDAELAVFVEILDLPDQEFLALVNQKQTECREEFKPLLAKIRNA
- a CDS encoding succinate dehydrogenase iron-sulfur subunit, encoding MEKVRFQVYRYNPDVDAKPYMKDYEIEIEPTDVKLLDALVKIKAKDDSFSFRRSCREGICGSDGMNINGKNGLACLTDIRSLPQPIVLRPLPGLPVIRDLIVDMTQFFKQYHSIKPYVVNDTPVDKNKERLQSQEDRAELDGLYECILCACCSTACPSFWWNPDKFVGPSGLLNAYRFIADSRDTITNERLDNLNDPYRLFRCHTIMNCVDVCPKHLNPTRAIGKIKEIMLKRMV